A window of the Mucilaginibacter sp. cycad4 genome harbors these coding sequences:
- a CDS encoding TonB-dependent receptor yields the protein MKYSLQKIYNNRWRYATLILTGCALAMPSVSIAHNSGSSGGITINKNGALKMKPAFNVSGKVTDEDNQPLPGVAVSIKGTTQGVTTDASGNFKIAVPGNSAVLLFKLIGFAQQEITVTNGAELKVQMKKDTKNLEEVVVVGYGSQKRAKVTGAVSSVSGKTLASLPVGGIEGLQGRVAGLTVTSNGSPGTGAIISLRGISSVNYGSDPLYIVDGYPGSLTGVDIKDIQSIDVLKDASAAAIYGSRGTNGVIIITTKKGNNNSRTEVTIDSYYGIQNVIKKYDLLNTQQYLQYERALNGSAGIALPPRLQPENFNKPIYAGSSQTFAQTNTNWQDAYFRSNAPIQQHNVALSGGNAVTRFYTSANYFDQQGIAQGLSAYHKAIRVNADHTISKFLSFGETFNATVNHQLYGVDAGNRTAITNVVRMQPYLPIYNPNNAGGFMGPQNSFDGSDPTNPIEAAKLINNTNHGFTIHGNAYATLKFASWLNFKSIYGIDYGTNKNNTYTPIYNDGGTSSSPTAVINYTRGSTTTQLFSQQLTFDKTFGNQHHVNAVLVYEAQSSRGDNQISSGNQNTNTVKTLNGATNLFTNYTYGTNLLVSEVARVGYDFEGKYLISGSIRRDGLSVFAPGHKHESFPAASLGWKVDQEDFMKGLKSVSSLKLRAGYGVTGINGTVLGNYPYLQPISSNIATYPFNGSLADLGNASFYSGLSNPNLSWETTKQTNIGLDLGLFQDAFTLAAEVYTRKTDNLLLTVPTPPSFGFNGAGTLANVGSMRNRGFEITLGYHKTKGEFKYDITGNFSLNRNKVLTLNTANASITAGGDADYGGGNPLTNTVVGQPVQSFYGLIVDGIFQNAAEVANSPTQTGAAPGDIKFRDVNHDGVVNDADRTFIGSYLPKFTYSLNYSASYKNFDAVVFFQGVYGNKIFNAERIILEGMPRLFNAGTNVLNAWTPTNTGTNVPRAFSGDPNGNKRPSTRWIESGSYLRIKNMQIGYNFPASWLRAKTDNALNRLRIYVASTNLLTFTKYKGLDPEIGSRNGTLTNGIDYGQYPQPRVVQLGLQATF from the coding sequence ATGAAGTATTCTTTACAAAAAATTTATAATAACAGGTGGCGTTACGCTACGCTCATCTTAACCGGATGTGCGCTCGCAATGCCGTCGGTGTCAATTGCACATAACAGCGGTTCATCAGGCGGCATTACCATTAACAAAAATGGTGCTTTGAAAATGAAGCCCGCCTTCAACGTTTCGGGCAAAGTTACTGATGAGGATAACCAACCCCTGCCCGGCGTAGCGGTTTCCATAAAAGGCACAACACAAGGCGTAACAACTGATGCCAGCGGTAACTTTAAAATAGCAGTGCCCGGAAATTCGGCGGTGCTCCTGTTCAAGTTAATCGGCTTTGCCCAGCAAGAGATCACGGTTACCAATGGTGCCGAGCTAAAAGTGCAAATGAAAAAAGATACTAAGAACCTGGAGGAAGTTGTAGTGGTTGGTTACGGATCGCAAAAACGTGCTAAGGTAACAGGGGCAGTATCATCGGTTAGCGGTAAAACGCTGGCATCATTACCAGTGGGCGGTATTGAAGGTTTACAAGGCCGTGTGGCCGGCCTTACCGTTACCAGTAACGGCAGTCCGGGAACGGGAGCCATTATTTCATTGCGCGGTATAAGTTCCGTGAATTATGGATCTGATCCTTTGTATATTGTGGATGGTTATCCTGGCAGTCTTACGGGCGTTGATATTAAAGATATCCAAAGTATCGACGTTTTGAAAGATGCCAGTGCCGCGGCAATCTATGGTTCCCGGGGTACAAATGGTGTTATCATCATAACCACCAAAAAAGGTAACAATAATAGCCGGACAGAGGTTACTATCGACTCATATTATGGCATACAAAACGTTATCAAAAAATATGACCTGCTTAATACCCAGCAATACCTGCAATATGAACGCGCGCTTAACGGTTCAGCCGGCATAGCCTTACCGCCACGCCTGCAGCCAGAAAACTTTAATAAGCCAATTTATGCAGGTAGCTCTCAAACCTTTGCCCAAACCAATACCAACTGGCAGGATGCTTATTTCAGAAGTAACGCACCTATACAGCAGCACAATGTGGCATTGAGCGGCGGTAACGCTGTAACGCGCTTTTATACTTCGGCAAATTACTTTGATCAGCAGGGTATTGCCCAGGGCTTGAGCGCCTACCACAAGGCAATTCGTGTTAACGCCGATCATACGATCAGCAAGTTCCTGTCGTTTGGCGAAACATTCAACGCCACCGTTAATCATCAGCTTTACGGCGTAGACGCGGGTAACCGTACTGCTATAACAAATGTTGTCAGGATGCAGCCATATCTGCCAATCTACAATCCAAATAACGCCGGCGGGTTCATGGGGCCGCAAAACAGCTTCGATGGTTCGGATCCAACCAACCCGATTGAAGCAGCCAAACTGATCAATAATACCAATCACGGTTTCACCATCCATGGTAATGCTTACGCAACGTTAAAGTTTGCTTCATGGCTTAACTTTAAATCAATTTATGGTATTGATTACGGCACCAACAAAAACAATACCTACACGCCTATTTATAATGACGGTGGTACTTCAAGTTCGCCAACTGCGGTTATTAATTACACCAGGGGATCCACCACCACGCAGTTGTTCTCGCAACAGCTCACTTTCGATAAAACCTTCGGCAACCAGCATCACGTTAATGCTGTTTTAGTTTACGAAGCCCAAAGTTCGCGCGGCGATAACCAGATTTCATCGGGTAACCAAAATACCAACACGGTGAAAACACTAAATGGCGCGACTAATCTTTTCACTAATTATACCTACGGGACCAACCTCCTTGTTTCAGAAGTTGCCCGCGTTGGGTATGATTTTGAAGGCAAATATCTGATATCAGGCTCTATACGCCGCGACGGTTTATCAGTATTTGCGCCGGGGCACAAACATGAAAGTTTCCCTGCCGCGTCGTTAGGCTGGAAGGTTGACCAGGAAGATTTCATGAAGGGGCTCAAATCCGTATCTTCATTAAAACTAAGGGCCGGCTATGGTGTAACAGGTATTAACGGAACCGTGTTGGGAAATTATCCTTATTTGCAACCTATATCGTCTAATATTGCTACCTATCCATTCAACGGTTCTTTAGCCGATCTCGGAAACGCCTCATTTTACAGTGGTTTAAGTAACCCCAATCTGTCGTGGGAAACAACCAAACAAACCAACATCGGTTTAGATCTGGGCTTATTCCAGGATGCCTTTACTTTGGCCGCTGAGGTGTATACCAGGAAAACAGATAATCTTTTATTAACCGTACCTACACCGCCCAGCTTTGGTTTTAATGGCGCCGGAACTTTAGCTAATGTTGGGTCGATGCGTAACCGTGGTTTTGAGATCACTTTAGGTTACCATAAAACCAAAGGCGAATTTAAGTACGATATTACCGGAAACTTTTCCCTGAACAGAAACAAGGTTTTAACACTTAATACTGCTAACGCTTCTATTACTGCTGGTGGCGATGCTGACTATGGCGGTGGGAACCCTTTAACCAACACAGTAGTTGGGCAGCCTGTTCAATCTTTTTATGGTCTTATTGTCGACGGGATTTTTCAAAACGCAGCCGAGGTTGCTAATTCGCCCACGCAAACAGGAGCGGCTCCGGGCGATATCAAATTCAGGGACGTAAACCACGATGGTGTTGTCAATGATGCCGATCGTACCTTTATAGGCAGCTACCTGCCTAAATTCACCTATTCATTAAACTACAGCGCATCCTATAAAAATTTCGATGCAGTGGTGTTTTTTCAGGGTGTTTATGGCAATAAGATATTCAATGCTGAAAGGATTATTCTTGAGGGCATGCCAAGGCTTTTTAACGCGGGTACTAATGTTTTAAACGCATGGACACCTACAAATACCGGTACTAATGTTCCGCGTGCCTTCTCAGGCGACCCAAATGGCAATAAAAGGCCTTCAACAAGGTGGATTGAAAGTGGCTCATATCTGCGCATTAAAAACATGCAGATCGGTTATAATTTCCCTGCATCATGGTTAAGGGCAAAAACAGACAACGCGCTTAACAGGCTAAGGATTTATGTGGCATCAACCAATCTTTTAACGTTTACTAAATATAAAGGCCTTGATCCCGAAATCGGTTCACGTAATGGTACGCTAACAAACGGTATTGATTACGGCCAGTATCCGCAGCCAAGAGTAGTTCAACTGGGTTTGCAGGCAACCTTTTAA
- a CDS encoding RagB/SusD family nutrient uptake outer membrane protein has translation MKTKKIYLWSALTAIIVTATVNSCKKGSLNTSDPNNVTTDQYYKTSAQLTNGVNAIYVAIHSLGLVSREWFFIHDLRSDEVAAGGGQLEAPRGQMLNGNADPANSVLNSVWNTWYTAIFRANVVIQNGPTVTDNTALRDRLVGEAKFLRAWAYFDLVSQWGGVPLHTVPVKTPSDFQPRASEAEVYALIVKDLQDAAAVLPEKTGTDKGRATASAANAMLGRVLMQTGDYAGAKAALLKIPTTGANGYTLTARYLDNFEEETEFNSESIFEIVFVDKGDSGFNWGGDSPTEAQSTVRNQEYNPIAWRNLIPSNKLINEFENTATGATKSDPRFHYTCYQSGDVYNKGTSVLTDGDQNGNSSVMNGVTKKISFRKFMIIYKEGLPAASFHPGGNNQRIIRYAEVLLMLAECENELGNTAAAVNYLNMLRARADVAMPPYPTAQYPVGSKADIVKAIMHEKMVEMGCEEVRNIDILRWRKKQYFTTDPFPYFKKGRDELLPIPQAELDNNPKVNGHQNPGY, from the coding sequence ATGAAAACTAAAAAAATATACCTGTGGTCGGCCCTTACAGCTATTATCGTAACGGCAACAGTGAATTCCTGCAAAAAGGGGTCCCTTAATACCAGCGACCCAAATAACGTAACAACAGACCAATATTATAAAACCAGCGCTCAGTTAACCAATGGAGTAAACGCTATTTACGTTGCTATCCATTCCTTAGGACTTGTGTCAAGAGAGTGGTTTTTTATTCACGACCTTAGGAGTGATGAAGTTGCAGCAGGCGGCGGACAGCTTGAAGCTCCAAGAGGACAGATGCTTAATGGCAATGCCGACCCCGCTAACTCGGTATTGAACTCAGTGTGGAATACATGGTACACAGCGATTTTTAGAGCGAATGTGGTTATTCAAAACGGACCAACCGTAACAGATAATACTGCCTTACGCGACAGACTGGTTGGCGAAGCTAAATTTTTGCGTGCCTGGGCTTATTTTGACCTTGTTTCGCAATGGGGAGGGGTACCGCTTCATACAGTACCTGTTAAAACTCCCAGTGATTTTCAGCCACGAGCCTCTGAAGCTGAAGTTTATGCTTTGATTGTCAAAGATCTTCAGGACGCCGCAGCTGTTCTGCCTGAAAAAACCGGTACTGATAAAGGCCGGGCAACTGCTTCGGCAGCAAATGCTATGCTGGGTCGTGTGTTGATGCAAACAGGCGATTACGCCGGAGCAAAGGCCGCGCTTTTAAAAATCCCAACAACTGGTGCAAATGGTTATACCCTTACTGCCAGGTACCTTGACAACTTTGAGGAGGAGACCGAATTCAACAGCGAATCTATCTTCGAGATCGTATTTGTTGATAAAGGTGATAGCGGCTTTAACTGGGGGGGCGACAGCCCTACCGAAGCACAATCCACCGTACGTAACCAGGAATATAACCCAATTGCCTGGAGAAACCTTATCCCTTCAAATAAATTAATTAACGAGTTTGAGAATACTGCTACAGGAGCTACCAAATCTGATCCAAGGTTCCACTACACCTGTTATCAATCGGGCGATGTCTATAACAAAGGTACATCGGTGCTTACAGATGGCGACCAGAACGGCAACTCATCGGTGATGAACGGCGTTACCAAAAAGATCAGCTTCCGTAAGTTCATGATCATTTACAAAGAAGGCCTACCAGCAGCAAGTTTCCATCCGGGCGGCAACAATCAGCGCATTATTCGTTATGCCGAGGTTTTATTGATGCTGGCCGAGTGCGAAAACGAGTTGGGCAATACCGCAGCTGCAGTTAATTACCTCAATATGTTACGTGCACGTGCAGATGTGGCCATGCCGCCTTACCCAACCGCTCAATATCCGGTTGGCTCAAAGGCCGATATTGTAAAAGCCATTATGCATGAAAAAATGGTGGAAATGGGTTGTGAGGAAGTAAGGAATATCGACATCCTTCGCTGGAGGAAAAAGCAATATTTCACCACCGATCCGTTTCCTTATTTCAAAAAAGGAAGGGATGAACTATTGCCAATTCCTCAGGCCGAACTGGATAACAACCCTAAGGTAAACGGACATCAAAATCCTGGTTATTAA
- a CDS encoding VCBS repeat-containing protein codes for MKKFYPALLFVTVVFFSCAKKKTTLFELIPSSHSGVTFNNLITENDSINPIDNANVYNGGGVGIGDFNNDGLPDIYFTGNMVPNRLYLNRGDFRFDDITDKAGVNGLGKWGRGIAVIDINNDGLQDIYVCNSLLQDSLKRQNLLYINQGTDKEGIPHFKEEGKEYGLDIQSYSTMAAFFDYNNDGKLDMYLTVNRPGEGYYANQFRPVITDGSGKSTGRLYQGKWDDKLKHLVFSDVSKKAGISIEGYGHAATIVDINKDGWKDIYVTNDFISPNILYINNGDGTFTNRSKEYFKHTSMNAMGQDIEDLNNDGLADVFELDMSPPDNYRKKMMSMPESYQSYEMFNHYAYQYQYARNTLQINQGPGLGQNDSIKNPVFSEAGFLSGVTETDWSWTPLITDFNNDGYRDIIVTNGFPKDVTDHDFIVYRNNPYATASKKTIMDQIPTVKIHNYAFKNNGDLNFSDVSGQWGLDLPTFSNGAAYADLNNDGAIDMVINNINDEALIYKNDSRVLNPQISNYLRVKLIGNSLNRDGFGAWVDIYYAGMQHQVYENNPYRGYLSSIQNTAHFGLGKINKIDSVVVRWPNNYKQVLKNIRANQTLKVNIDDARQPYNWVIPQKNKGALFTEITGAAGIHYQHQEDDFPDFTIQKLLPHKLSAYVPALAAGDIDGNGLDDIAISGNRKFPAQVFLQQANGKFNQRNLINGKPDSANYKDESLLFFDADGDGKQDLYMASGGYESATGSKNYADRIYLNDGRGRFKQQKDALPVNLTSKLCVRAFDYNKDGKLDLLVTGRVDPWHYPNPVSSFILRNDSKPGKLQFTDVTASVAPCLKNLGLTCDALVTDYDNDGWPDLIIAGEWMPITFIRNVGGKFINSTIASGIADKFGWWNSIAAGDFRHCGRIDYIVGNLGKNSFFKAGDNEPVYITAGDFDKRKTTDALPSIFLPDTDGVKREFPSFVRDDAIKQMISLRKKFVNYRSFGHATLQDLLSPEQLKNALRLKANTLTSCYLENLGNGKFKMYPLPNYAQVSAINGMVVDDFDGDGNLDLAINGNDYGTNVSVGRYDALNGLLLKGDGKGGFKPLTIVQSGIYFPGDGKALVKLRGKDNRYYLAASQHNGKLQLLKLNSPVRTIRIGPKDAYAEVSAKDGSVTRQEFYYGSSFLSQSARFLKVSPDVQKVKIVSNDGRGREIKL; via the coding sequence ATGAAGAAATTTTATCCGGCTTTATTATTTGTTACGGTTGTTTTTTTTTCGTGCGCAAAAAAGAAGACAACACTGTTCGAATTGATACCGTCATCGCATTCTGGTGTTACTTTTAACAATCTAATCACCGAGAATGATTCCATCAACCCCATTGATAACGCCAACGTTTATAATGGAGGAGGGGTTGGCATAGGCGATTTTAACAATGATGGCTTGCCCGATATTTATTTTACAGGCAACATGGTGCCGAACAGGCTGTACCTCAACCGCGGCGACTTCAGGTTTGACGATATCACCGATAAGGCAGGTGTTAATGGTTTAGGAAAATGGGGCAGAGGGATTGCCGTTATCGATATCAATAACGACGGCTTGCAGGATATTTACGTTTGCAATTCATTGCTGCAGGATAGCCTTAAACGGCAAAACTTGCTTTACATTAATCAAGGGACAGATAAAGAGGGGATACCGCACTTTAAGGAAGAAGGGAAGGAGTACGGTTTGGATATTCAATCTTACTCAACTATGGCGGCCTTTTTTGATTACAATAACGATGGTAAGCTGGATATGTACCTCACCGTTAACCGCCCCGGCGAGGGCTATTATGCCAATCAGTTCCGACCGGTAATTACGGATGGCAGCGGTAAAAGCACCGGGAGATTATATCAGGGTAAATGGGATGATAAACTTAAGCACCTTGTATTTAGCGATGTGTCAAAGAAGGCCGGTATATCCATTGAAGGTTACGGGCACGCGGCAACCATTGTGGATATAAATAAAGACGGATGGAAGGATATTTATGTTACCAACGATTTTATATCGCCCAATATCCTCTACATCAATAATGGTGATGGTACTTTCACCAACAGATCAAAAGAGTATTTTAAACACACTTCGATGAATGCGATGGGACAGGACATTGAAGATTTGAATAACGACGGTTTAGCCGATGTATTTGAACTGGATATGTCGCCACCGGATAATTACCGGAAAAAAATGATGTCGATGCCGGAAAGTTACCAGTCGTACGAGATGTTTAATCATTATGCTTATCAATATCAATATGCGCGTAACACATTGCAGATAAACCAGGGGCCGGGCTTGGGGCAGAATGATTCTATCAAAAACCCGGTTTTTAGTGAGGCCGGTTTTTTGAGCGGGGTTACAGAGACCGACTGGAGCTGGACGCCTTTGATAACGGATTTTAACAACGACGGTTACCGCGACATCATTGTAACTAATGGCTTTCCGAAGGATGTTACTGATCATGACTTTATCGTTTACCGAAATAATCCTTACGCTACAGCTTCAAAGAAAACTATTATGGATCAGATCCCTACAGTCAAGATCCATAATTACGCGTTTAAAAATAATGGCGACTTAAACTTTAGCGATGTTTCCGGCCAATGGGGACTGGATTTGCCGACATTTTCAAATGGGGCTGCTTATGCAGACCTGAACAATGACGGCGCGATAGATATGGTGATCAATAACATCAATGATGAAGCGCTTATTTATAAAAACGATAGCCGGGTGCTTAATCCACAAATATCAAATTACCTGCGTGTCAAATTAATTGGTAACAGCCTTAACAGGGACGGTTTCGGTGCGTGGGTGGATATTTATTATGCGGGTATGCAGCACCAGGTATACGAGAACAATCCTTATCGCGGATATTTATCATCTATTCAAAACACTGCTCATTTTGGCCTCGGCAAAATCAATAAGATCGATTCTGTTGTAGTCAGATGGCCGAATAATTATAAGCAGGTTTTAAAAAATATAAGGGCCAACCAAACGCTGAAAGTGAACATTGATGATGCACGTCAACCCTATAACTGGGTTATACCGCAAAAAAACAAAGGTGCCCTGTTTACAGAAATTACAGGCGCCGCCGGCATTCATTATCAGCACCAGGAAGATGATTTTCCAGATTTTACGATCCAAAAGCTATTGCCTCATAAGTTATCCGCATATGTTCCGGCCCTTGCCGCAGGGGATATTGATGGTAACGGTTTGGATGATATTGCTATCAGCGGTAACAGGAAATTTCCCGCCCAGGTTTTTCTGCAACAGGCAAATGGTAAATTTAATCAGCGAAATTTAATTAATGGAAAACCCGATAGCGCGAATTATAAGGATGAAAGTTTATTATTCTTTGATGCTGATGGCGATGGGAAGCAGGACCTGTACATGGCCAGTGGCGGATATGAAAGCGCGACGGGTTCAAAAAATTATGCAGACCGCATTTATCTTAATGATGGACGTGGGCGTTTCAAACAGCAGAAGGACGCCTTGCCTGTCAATTTAACAAGCAAGCTATGTGTCAGGGCATTTGATTACAATAAGGATGGTAAGCTGGATTTGCTGGTAACCGGCCGGGTTGATCCATGGCATTATCCCAACCCGGTATCCAGTTTTATTTTACGCAACGACAGTAAACCCGGGAAACTGCAGTTTACGGATGTAACAGCGTCAGTTGCCCCCTGTTTGAAAAACCTGGGGTTAACGTGTGATGCATTAGTTACAGATTATGATAATGATGGCTGGCCCGACCTTATTATTGCCGGCGAATGGATGCCCATAACTTTTATCAGAAATGTTGGTGGCAAATTTATTAACTCCACAATTGCTTCGGGCATCGCTGATAAGTTCGGCTGGTGGAATTCTATTGCAGCCGGCGACTTCAGGCATTGCGGTAGGATAGACTATATTGTTGGTAACCTGGGAAAGAATAGCTTTTTCAAAGCCGGCGATAACGAGCCGGTTTATATTACAGCGGGCGACTTCGACAAACGTAAAACCACCGATGCCTTACCATCCATTTTTCTTCCGGACACCGATGGCGTCAAGCGCGAATTTCCATCATTTGTTCGCGACGATGCCATTAAGCAAATGATCAGCCTCCGAAAAAAGTTTGTGAATTACCGCTCCTTTGGACACGCGACATTGCAGGATTTGTTGTCGCCCGAGCAATTGAAAAACGCTCTGCGGTTAAAAGCCAATACGCTTACTTCATGCTATCTGGAAAACCTTGGCAATGGCAAGTTTAAAATGTATCCCCTGCCAAACTATGCACAGGTTTCCGCCATTAACGGAATGGTGGTGGATGATTTTGACGGCGATGGAAATTTAGATCTCGCCATAAACGGGAATGATTACGGCACAAATGTTTCGGTAGGCCGGTACGATGCTTTAAATGGATTGCTTTTAAAAGGCGATGGTAAAGGGGGATTTAAGCCATTAACGATTGTGCAAAGCGGCATCTATTTTCCCGGCGACGGTAAAGCACTTGTAAAACTTAGGGGTAAAGATAACCGGTATTACCTGGCTGCCAGTCAACATAATGGGAAACTGCAGTTATTGAAGCTTAATTCGCCGGTAAGAACAATCAGGATTGGGCCAAAGGATGCTTACGCAGAAGTATCTGCAAAAGATGGTTCGGTTACCCGGCAGGAGTTTTATTACGGCTCGTCTTTTTTATCACAATCGGCAAGGTTCTTGAAAGTAAGTCCGGACGTGCAGAAAGTTAAGATTGTATCTAACGATGGCCGGGGCAGGGAAATTAAGCTTTAA